From a region of the Triticum aestivum cultivar Chinese Spring chromosome 7D, IWGSC CS RefSeq v2.1, whole genome shotgun sequence genome:
- the LOC123170973 gene encoding uncharacterized protein — protein sequence MAASSSSSPRCPWPDLQPELLGVVLSRLPSHADRVRLAAVCRPWRSNARLLRPLPPLLPWLALCDGTFLSLPDGAIHRLPAADDGVSVRASTGSRLFLVHGDGRCSLMSPSPSATTPVPEAASWFQGKPVVRKVVASDHLIAALVESKNSETAKVIISTRGQPWDTTRCSTMEWAEPEGGLVSDIAIFKGKIYALLTTKMKRYRQHELRILDDGHEQTTIHGTLPGQEAWYDPNSTEFHLQQNYLVVSGDRLLMVEQRISEPWPRDWGALKLTRHFKVLEATDLSSSGCAHWTEVDTLMGRALFVSQGCSESLPASAGGQSSGTGVEEDCIYFLNEKKGSSQPGLAFLNLKPGRPFVSKINGGNCENAFQDSGVYNMRDRTVMPLLSETLVASTAGEGPWSPTWLFPEP from the coding sequence ATGGCAGCCTCATCAAGCTCGTCTCCCCGCTGCCCATGGCCGGACCTCCAGCCGGAGTTGTTGGGCGTCGTGCTCTCGCGGCTGCCGTCGCACGCCGACCgcgtccgcctcgccgccgtctgccGCCCATGGCGCTCCAACGCGCGGCTGCTGCGCCCGCTTCCCCCGCTGCTCCCGTGGCTCGCCCTCTGCGATGGCACCTTCCTCAGCCTCCCCGACGGCGCCATCCACCGCCTGCCCGCCGCGGACGACGGCGTCTCCGTCCGGGCCTCCACCGGCAGTAGGCTCTTCCTCGTGCACGGCGACGGCAGGTGCTCGCTGATGAGCCCTTCCCCCTCGGCGACGACCCCTGTCCCCGAGGCTGCCTCCTGGTTCCAGGGGAAGCCCGTCGTCCGGAAGGTGGTGGCGTCCGATCACCTCATCGCCGCTCTGGTGGAGTCAAAAAATTCCGAGACCGCAAAAGTCATCATCTCTACTCGTGGGCAGCCATGGGACACCACGAGGTGCTCCACGATGGAGTGGGCGGAGCCTGAAGGCGGCCTCGTCAGCGACATTGCCATCTTCAAAGGGAAGATCTATGCCCTCCTCACCACAAAAATGAAGCGATATCGTCAACACGAGCTTCGTATCCTGGACGACGGCCACGAGCAGACAACCATCCACGGTACCCTACCAGGGCAGGAGGCATGGTACGATCCTAACTCGACCGAGTTCCACTTGCAGCAGAACTACCTTGTCGTCTCCGGCGATCGGCTGCTGATGGTCGAACAAAGGATCAGCGAGCCGTGGCCGAGAGACTGGGGAGCTTTGAAGCTGACTCGACACTTCAAGGTATTGGAAGCAACGGACCTGAGCAGCAGCGGCTGTGCACACTGGACCGAAGTCGATACATTGATGGGGCGTGCGCTCTTCGTCAGCCAAGGGTGCTCCGAGTCCCTCCCTGCCAGTGCCGGAGGTCAGTCTAGCGGCACCGGAGTTGAAGAAGATTGCATCTACTTTCTAAACGAGAAGAAAGGATCTAGTCAGCCTGGTTTGGCCTTTCTTAACTTAAAGCCGGGCAGGCCCTTCGTTTCAAAAATAAACGGGGGAAATTGTGAGAATGCCTTTCAAGACTCTGGGGTGTACAACATGAGAGACCGGACAGTGATGCCATTGCTGTCGGAGACGCTAGTGGCGTCCACAGCCGGCGAAGGCCCATGGTCTCCAACTTGGCTTTTTCCAGAGCCTTGA
- the LOC123168860 gene encoding BTB/POZ domain-containing protein At5g41330, with product MSVEVNTAATENSPPMASASASSSVVTLNVGGELFQTTAATLSRAGGSSPLASLGPSPPDAPHFLDGDPRLFAASLSFLRSGRLASHPPSPALLAEARHFSLDGLLLASLSPASAFSPLSLRPTALLLLTGRVAPSAVAIPLSPHAASLVAAHGGVVTSFNAALASRTSVLTPLPTIDSLVAVSPALALAGARDFPGVQLCRFPGDAPATASDALYWPDSPSSVLSMAASEPASHWLFASFESARRNSSAVVAFDLNSLSPVVEIGRKEVFGADVEAAIPPTKLGWLAGHSLLLAAGSHSGPAGMVGDIRLWDVRASSTVPLWGVREKDDCFADVAASDSLSALFKVGAASGEVFMADLRRLSGDGTSVDPWVCIGDGQRAGAATASRRKDGNGCRIECYRSWVFVARGAYAEVWTQVEITSEPGEKKVMRRNWVGNGPSMVTADGEEMDKIVSWAFGGGRMALARVDKRSVEVWDSASGTISGE from the coding sequence ATGTCAGTCGAAGTCAACACCGCGGCTACCGAGAATTCCCCACCCATGGCttccgcctccgcgtcctcctccgtcGTCACCCTCAACGTCGGCGGCGAGCTCTTCCAGACCACCGCAGCCACCCTCTCCCGCGCAGGCGGTTCCTCCCCTCTCGCCTCCCTTGGCCCCTCGCCCCCCGACGCGCCACACTTCCTCGACGGCGACCCTCGCCTGTTCGCCGCCAGCCTCTCCTTCCTCCGCAGTGGCCGCCTCGCGTCCCATCCTCCCTCCCCCGCtctcctcgccgaggctcggcacTTCTCACTcgacggcctcctcctcgcctccctctcccccgCGTCCGccttctcccccctctctctgcgccccaccgccctcctcctcctcaccggccgCGTCGCTCCCTCCGCAGTGGCCATACCCCTCTCCCCGCACGCGGCCTCCCTCGTCGCCGCGCACGGCGGGGTCGTCACTAGCTTTAACGCCGCGCTCGCCTCTCGCACCAGCGTCCTAACGCCGCTCCCCACCATCGACTCGCTCGTCGCGGTGTCCCCCGCCCTCGCCCTCGCTGGCGCCCGCGACTTTCCTGGCGTCCAGCTCTGCCGGTTCCCGGGCGACGCCCCTGCCACAGCTTCCGACGCTCTATATTGGCCAGACTCTCCTTCTTCCGTGCTGTCTATGGCCGCCTCAGAACCGGCGTCACACTGGCTCTTTGCCAGCTTCGAGTCAGCGCGACGGAATTCGAGCGCCGTAGTGGCGTTCGATCTGAATTCTCTCTCACCTGTGGTGGAGATTGGGCGGAAGGAGGTGTTCGGTGCAGACGTTGAGGCAGCAATACCACCGACCAAGCTAGGTTGGCTTGCTGGGCACAGTCTCTTGCTTGCCGCTGGGTCACACTCTGGGCCGGCTGGAATGGTGGGGGACATACGCCTGTGGGATGTCCGGGCAAGCTCGACGGTGCCGCTGTGGGGGGTGAGGGAGAAGGACGACTGCTTTGCAGATGTTGCCGCATCAGATTCGCTGTCAGCATTGTTTAAGGTGGGGGCTGCCTCCGGTGAGGTTTTCATGGCTGACTTGAGGAGACTTAGTGGTGATGGCACCAGTGTTGATCCTTGGGTGTGCATCGGAGACGGGCAAAGGGCGGGAGCAGCCACAGCATCTCGCAGAAAGGATGGGAATGGTTGTAGAATTGAGTGTTACCGCAGTTGGGTGTTTGTGGCACGAGGTGCATATGCTGAGGTGTGGACACAGGTGGAAATTACATCAGAGCCTGGGGAGAAGAAGGTGATGAGGAGGAATTGGGTAGGGAACGGGCCATCGATGGTTACTGCAGACGGTGAGGAGATGGACAAGATCGTGAGCTGGGCCTTCGGAGGCGGCAGAATGGCATTGGCTAGAGTCGATAAGCGGTCTGTTGAGGTGTGGGATAGTGCTTCTGGGACAATATCAGGTGAATAG